One genomic segment of Hordeum vulgare subsp. vulgare chromosome 2H, MorexV3_pseudomolecules_assembly, whole genome shotgun sequence includes these proteins:
- the LOC123429817 gene encoding ethylene-responsive transcription factor ERN1, which yields MELHFQVQPAVLQLQDYCYYYQHQQQEAAAVQAKPTKPRGRKKGSTSHSKFVGVRQRPSGRWVAEIKDTTQKIRMWLGTFETADAAARAYDEAARLLRGAEARTNFAPRISPDCPLAVRIRGLLHHKKLKKARLPAASANIPGPSSTPAAPATYAPSNSNSNSNSNSNSNSMDGGACGGASSSSSSSAVSCDGAMKQGGGEVYRPDFAPVAGAEELESWMFESSFGQFPALDGFAAVDACTLPAASPEETSASGMVEFERMKVERRISASLYAMNGLQEYFDKVFEASAGDPLWDLSPLCQ from the coding sequence ATGGAGCTCCACTTCCAGGTGCAGCCGGCGGTGCTCCAGCTGCAGGACTACTGTTACTACTACCAGCATCAGCAGCAGGAGGCCGCCGCCGTGCAGGCCAAGCCCACCAAGCCGCGGGGCCGGAAGAAGGGCAGCACCAGCCACAGCAAGTTCGTCGGCGTCCGGCAGCGCCCGTCGGGCCGCTGGGTGGCCGAGATCAAGGACACCACGCAGAAGATCCGCATGTGGCTCGGCACCTTCGAGACCGCCGACGCCGCCGCGCGCGCCTACGACGAGGCCGCCCGCCTCCTCCGCGGCGCCGAGGCGCGCACCAACTTCGCCCCGCGCATCTCCCCGGACTGCCCGCTCGCCGTCCGCATCCGGGGCCTCCTCCACCACAAGAAGCTCAAGAAGGCCAGGCTGCCCGCCGCCTCCGCCAACATCCCCGGCCCCTCCTCCACGCCGGCCGCTCCCGCCACATACGCCccaagcaacagcaacagcaatagcaatagcaacagcaacagcaatagcatggATGGTGGCGCTTGTGGGGGcgccagcagcagtagcagcagcagcgcggTCAGCTGCGACGGCGCCATGAAGCAAGGCGGCGGGGAGGTGTACAGGCCGGACTTTGCCCCCGTCGCCGGTGCCGAGGAGCTGGAGTCTTGGATGTTCGAGTCGTCGTTCGGCCAGTTCCCGGCGCTGGACGGGTTCGCCGCCGTCGATGCCTGCACGCTACCAGCCGCGTCTCCGGAGGAGACCAGCGCGTCCGGGATGGTGGAGTTCGAGCGGATGAAGGTTGAGCGGCGGATCTCGGCGTCCCTGTACGCCATGAACGGCCTGCAGGAGTACTTCGACAAGGTGTTCGAGGCGTCCGCCGGCGACCCGCTGTGGGATCTCTCGCCGCTCTGCCAGTAG